One Methylophaga marina DNA window includes the following coding sequences:
- the rng gene encoding ribonuclease G has translation MSSEILINVTPSETRAAVVENGLLQEVFIERNEYRGLVGNIYKGKVCRVLPGMQAAFVEIGLARAAFLHVSDISIPKGQTGDLKEAPNVEPTISSLLREGQEILVQVIKDPMGTKGARLTTQLSVSSRYLVYMPETEGIGVSLKIETEQERERLKACLISLLDEGAGGYILRTAAEGVSEAELEADLKFLYRLWAKLQERKQLVKCGDPLHEDLSLAMRALRDLFSADIDRIRIDSEETFHKAVHFAEGFMPECAARLEHYKGDLPLFDLFSVEDEIQKALQRKVPLKSGGYLIFDQTEAMTTVDVNTGGFVGHKNLEETIFKTNLEAAHAIARQLRVRNLGGIIIIDFIDMEEIGHREQVLRALEKAMQLDRARHNISAVSELGLVEMTRKRTRESLGHILCEPCPCCEGKGYTKNVETVCYEIFREIVRESKQYETKQFLILASQDVIDRLNDEDSTKVADLEHHIGKPILFQCEPQYGREQFNVVLM, from the coding sequence GTGAGTAGTGAAATATTAATCAACGTGACGCCGAGTGAAACTCGTGCAGCCGTAGTTGAAAATGGTCTACTTCAAGAAGTATTCATTGAGCGTAATGAATATCGAGGGCTAGTTGGGAATATATACAAAGGCAAAGTCTGTCGTGTCTTGCCTGGTATGCAAGCGGCTTTTGTAGAAATTGGCCTAGCAAGGGCCGCTTTTTTACATGTTTCAGATATTTCTATTCCCAAGGGCCAAACGGGGGATTTGAAAGAAGCGCCTAATGTTGAGCCAACTATTAGCAGTCTGTTGCGTGAAGGTCAGGAGATTCTGGTTCAGGTCATAAAAGACCCGATGGGAACAAAGGGCGCACGTCTGACAACACAGCTTTCTGTATCTTCGCGATATTTAGTTTATATGCCGGAAACTGAAGGGATTGGGGTTTCCTTAAAAATTGAAACTGAGCAGGAACGGGAACGCTTAAAAGCTTGCTTGATAAGCTTACTTGATGAAGGCGCTGGTGGTTATATTCTTCGTACAGCAGCAGAAGGCGTTTCTGAGGCGGAATTAGAAGCTGATCTGAAATTTCTTTATCGGTTGTGGGCAAAACTGCAAGAACGCAAACAACTCGTTAAATGTGGTGACCCGCTGCATGAAGACTTATCACTTGCCATGCGCGCCTTACGTGATTTGTTTTCTGCAGATATTGATCGGATACGTATTGACTCCGAAGAGACCTTTCACAAAGCCGTGCACTTTGCTGAGGGGTTTATGCCTGAATGTGCCGCTCGGCTTGAGCACTATAAAGGGGATTTACCCTTATTCGATTTATTCAGTGTAGAAGACGAAATTCAGAAAGCCTTGCAACGTAAGGTGCCCTTGAAGTCTGGTGGTTATCTCATTTTTGATCAAACCGAAGCGATGACAACGGTGGATGTGAATACAGGCGGCTTTGTTGGTCATAAAAATTTGGAAGAAACCATCTTCAAAACCAACTTAGAAGCTGCGCATGCCATTGCTCGTCAGTTACGTGTTCGTAATTTGGGTGGCATCATTATCATCGATTTCATTGATATGGAAGAAATTGGTCATCGTGAACAAGTGTTGCGTGCTTTGGAAAAAGCCATGCAATTAGATCGGGCTCGTCACAATATCAGTGCCGTGTCAGAGCTTGGGCTGGTTGAAATGACACGTAAACGAACCCGAGAAAGTTTAGGCCATATTCTGTGTGAACCTTGCCCTTGCTGTGAAGGAAAAGGCTATACCAAGAACGTCGAGACGGTATGTTATGAAATCTTCCGGGAAATTGTTCGTGAGTCCAAGCAGTATGAGACAAAACAGTTTCTGATACTGGCGTCTCAAGATGTGATTGACCGATTGAATGATGAGGATTCAACCAAAGTGGCTGATTTAGAACACCATATTGGTAAACCTATACTGTTCCAGTGTGAACCACAGTATGGACGTGAGCAGTTTAACGTCGTGCTGATGTAG
- a CDS encoding Maf family protein, which yields MNFPSIYLASRSPRRRELLLQMGVDFSVINPDIDESVLENELPIDYVSRIARLKAEAGRGLLLAADRKPVLAADTAVVIDKTILGKPQNDEQAASMLRMLSGKTHQVMTAIALTRADRLWTAVSVNNVCFAELSEQDIFWYIKTKEGVDKAGGYAVQGLAALFIEHIEGSYSGIMGLPIRETGQLLLTMDD from the coding sequence ATGAACTTTCCATCTATTTATTTGGCATCGCGTTCACCTAGGCGACGCGAACTTTTGTTACAGATGGGTGTGGATTTTTCAGTCATTAATCCTGATATTGATGAATCTGTGCTGGAGAACGAACTCCCAATTGATTATGTGAGTCGTATAGCTAGATTGAAGGCTGAAGCGGGACGAGGCTTATTGTTAGCAGCTGACAGAAAGCCAGTACTGGCTGCAGACACCGCGGTAGTTATTGATAAAACGATTTTGGGTAAACCTCAAAATGACGAACAAGCTGCCAGTATGTTAAGAATGTTGTCAGGTAAAACACATCAAGTGATGACGGCAATTGCACTAACACGCGCTGACAGGTTGTGGACAGCTGTTTCAGTCAATAATGTTTGTTTCGCTGAATTGAGTGAACAGGATATTTTCTGGTACATCAAGACTAAAGAGGGTGTTGATAAAGCTGGTGGTTATGCGGTTCAGGGCTTAGCTGCATTATTTATCGAGCATATAGAAGGTAGTTATTCTGGCATTATGGGATTACCCATCAGGGAAACGGGACAACTTTTATTAACAATGGATGACTGA
- the rlmH gene encoding 23S rRNA (pseudouridine(1915)-N(3))-methyltransferase RlmH, with the protein MKINLVAVGNKMPGWVSEGYEEYSKRMPRECALQLTEIMPARRSKNAQPEQWKREEGQRILASIADNHHAVALEVTGKSWSTEDLSLHMQQWLSDGRDVALMIGGPDGLDPSCLQRADQKWSLSALTLPHPLVRIVLAEQLYRAWTILQNHPYHRS; encoded by the coding sequence ATGAAGATAAATCTTGTCGCTGTTGGCAATAAAATGCCAGGTTGGGTAAGCGAGGGCTATGAAGAATACAGTAAGCGAATGCCAAGAGAGTGTGCACTTCAACTGACCGAAATCATGCCAGCTCGCCGTAGCAAAAATGCGCAGCCAGAACAGTGGAAGAGAGAGGAAGGTCAGCGGATTCTGGCTTCGATTGCTGATAACCATCATGCAGTTGCCTTAGAGGTGACGGGAAAGAGCTGGAGTACAGAAGACTTATCATTACATATGCAGCAATGGCTCAGTGATGGGCGTGACGTTGCCCTAATGATTGGTGGACCAGACGGTTTGGACCCCAGCTGTCTTCAGCGAGCGGACCAGAAATGGTCCTTATCCGCGTTGACCCTGCCTCATCCACTGGTTCGTATTGTACTGGCCGAACAGCTCTATCGGGCCTGGACCATCCTTCAAAATCACCCCTATCATCGTTCATGA
- the rsfS gene encoding ribosome silencing factor — MQAEQLKLLVIDALEDIKAEDIQVLDVKEMTDVTDIMIIATGKSSRQVKALANEVVMQAKAAGVQPLGVEGETVGEWALVDLGDVITHIMTPQTRLTYNLEKLWAVPAQNEKASAEQE, encoded by the coding sequence ATGCAGGCAGAACAATTAAAACTACTCGTCATCGATGCGCTCGAAGACATTAAAGCAGAAGATATCCAAGTGCTGGATGTCAAAGAAATGACCGATGTGACAGATATTATGATTATCGCTACCGGTAAATCCAGCCGTCAGGTGAAAGCCTTGGCAAATGAAGTCGTCATGCAAGCGAAAGCGGCAGGTGTTCAACCTTTAGGAGTTGAAGGTGAAACGGTTGGCGAATGGGCGCTTGTAGATTTAGGTGATGTGATTACACACATCATGACGCCTCAAACACGTCTTACTTATAACCTTGAGAAATTATGGGCTGTACCTGCACAGAATGAAAAGGCGTCGGCTGAACAAGAATGA
- a CDS encoding YdcF family protein → MDNLFFVLSKLVWGLLSPTSLMVWLLLLVTLLLWLNYIRVAKRLLLLMSLIGFIVMGYPVGDYLMYPLESRFAAPEKLSEPFDGIIMLGGAEQLKLSDSWQKAQVGDGAERILQTAELARLYPDLPIIVSGGSNLVQRQNLDSDGQVFQQLFSQAGIDASRLVIEPQARNTYENFQRLKPLLPKPAGTYVLVTSAFHMPRAVGIAKKQHINVIPYPVDYRSNHANNRYWDFDLPAHLAVLETAWHEWLGLTVYFLTGKTQSWFPQATVKIDKTDE, encoded by the coding sequence ATGGATAATTTGTTTTTTGTGCTCTCCAAGCTAGTGTGGGGATTGCTTAGCCCTACCAGTCTGATGGTTTGGCTGCTCCTGTTGGTCACATTGCTTTTATGGCTTAACTATATCCGCGTAGCTAAGCGCTTATTACTATTGATGAGCCTGATTGGATTTATCGTGATGGGCTATCCGGTCGGTGATTATTTAATGTATCCGCTGGAGAGTCGTTTTGCTGCCCCTGAAAAGTTATCAGAACCATTTGACGGCATTATTATGCTGGGCGGCGCTGAGCAGCTAAAACTATCTGATAGTTGGCAAAAAGCGCAAGTAGGCGATGGCGCGGAACGTATTCTGCAAACTGCTGAGTTAGCCAGACTCTACCCCGACTTGCCAATTATTGTGTCGGGTGGCAGTAATTTGGTACAAAGACAAAATCTGGATAGTGATGGTCAAGTGTTTCAACAGTTGTTCTCACAAGCGGGTATCGATGCGTCACGGTTAGTTATCGAACCACAGGCACGGAATACTTATGAGAATTTCCAAAGGCTGAAACCATTACTACCGAAACCGGCGGGCACTTATGTTTTAGTCACATCCGCTTTTCATATGCCTAGAGCGGTTGGCATTGCTAAAAAACAACACATCAATGTGATCCCTTATCCGGTTGACTATAGAAGTAACCACGCCAACAACCGCTATTGGGATTTTGACTTACCAGCCCATCTTGCTGTGTTAGAAACAGCCTGGCATGAATGGTTGGGACTAACGGTTTATTTCCTGACCGGCAAAACACAAAGCTGGTTTCCGCAAGCGACTGTAAAGATTGATAAAACCGATGAATAA
- the nadD gene encoding nicotinate-nucleotide adenylyltransferase yields MHFGHLRTGLDVVEQLNLDHLRLIPCAIPPHRIEPVATAKQRRMMLELAIKNHPKLVVDDRELGRDGPSYSVDTLLSLREDFPDNPLFILMGTDAFCSLPSWSRWQQIIELAHIVVMQRADEALLMSDELQTFYETHQAQKQDSQLSAGKIWSVSVTQMSISATAIRDALEQGRDVRYLLPDAVISLIEQLGLYPSAAASRTNG; encoded by the coding sequence GTGCATTTTGGGCATTTACGCACTGGCTTGGATGTTGTCGAGCAGTTGAATCTGGATCACTTACGTTTGATACCGTGTGCCATTCCACCTCATCGTATCGAACCTGTTGCCACGGCAAAACAACGGCGGATGATGCTGGAACTGGCGATTAAGAATCACCCGAAACTGGTTGTCGATGATCGTGAGTTAGGCAGAGATGGACCATCTTATAGCGTGGATACTTTGCTCAGTTTGCGAGAAGATTTTCCAGACAATCCGCTGTTTATATTGATGGGGACGGATGCCTTTTGTAGCTTGCCAAGCTGGTCTCGCTGGCAACAGATTATTGAGCTAGCCCATATTGTGGTGATGCAGCGCGCAGACGAAGCCTTGTTGATGAGCGATGAGTTACAAACATTTTATGAAACTCATCAGGCTCAAAAACAAGACAGTCAATTAAGTGCTGGGAAAATCTGGTCAGTATCGGTGACACAAATGTCAATTTCGGCCACAGCGATTCGTGATGCATTAGAGCAGGGACGAGATGTACGCTACCTCTTGCCTGATGCGGTCATCAGTTTAATTGAGCAATTAGGCCTCTACCCGTCAGCTGCTGCTTCTAGAACCAATGGATAA
- a CDS encoding glutamate-5-semialdehyde dehydrogenase produces MNIADYMHTLGRQARSASRKLASAGTDIKNRALLAIATDIRANAESLKQENERDLKAGQDKGLDAALLDRLTLTDARIESMAEGLEQIAALPDPVGEVSEMTYRPSGIQLGKMRVPLGVVGIIYESRPNVTADAAALCLKSGNATILRGGSEAIHSNQAIAACIQRGLNLVGLPETVIQVVETTDREAVGALITMSEYVDVIVPRGGKGLIERISQDARVPVIKHLDGICHVYIDKGADLDMAENIALNAKCHRYGVCNAMETLLVAADEANAVLPRLAVKYAEEGVELRGCERTLEILPDINKATAEDWDTEYLAPILSIKIVEDIDAAIAHINTHSSGHTESIITQDYQRSRQFLAEVDSSSVMVNASTRFADGFEYGLGAEIGISTDKIHARGPVGLEGLTSQKWIVLGSGQIRK; encoded by the coding sequence TTGAACATCGCTGATTATATGCACACATTAGGTCGGCAAGCGCGGTCAGCCAGCCGCAAACTGGCGAGTGCAGGTACAGATATTAAGAATCGTGCTTTATTGGCCATTGCTACTGATATTCGTGCGAATGCCGAATCATTAAAGCAAGAAAATGAGCGTGATTTGAAAGCTGGACAAGACAAAGGCCTCGATGCTGCTTTGCTGGACAGACTGACATTGACAGATGCTCGCATTGAATCGATGGCTGAAGGCCTGGAACAAATAGCAGCATTGCCTGATCCTGTGGGGGAAGTGAGCGAAATGACTTATCGTCCTTCAGGTATTCAATTAGGCAAGATGCGTGTACCGCTCGGTGTGGTTGGTATCATTTATGAATCTAGGCCGAATGTGACAGCGGATGCGGCGGCGCTGTGCTTGAAGTCCGGTAATGCGACCATATTACGCGGCGGTAGTGAAGCTATTCACTCGAATCAGGCCATTGCGGCATGTATTCAACGAGGTCTAAACCTGGTCGGTTTACCCGAGACAGTGATTCAAGTGGTGGAAACGACGGATCGCGAGGCTGTAGGCGCCCTGATTACCATGTCAGAGTATGTGGATGTCATTGTACCCAGAGGTGGTAAGGGGCTGATTGAACGTATCAGTCAAGACGCCAGAGTACCTGTGATTAAACACCTTGATGGTATTTGTCATGTGTACATCGATAAAGGCGCTGATCTGGATATGGCTGAAAACATCGCCTTGAATGCCAAATGTCATCGCTACGGCGTATGCAATGCCATGGAAACACTCTTGGTCGCCGCTGATGAAGCCAATGCCGTGTTGCCTCGTTTAGCAGTCAAATATGCTGAAGAAGGCGTTGAGTTGCGAGGCTGTGAGCGTACTCTGGAGATTTTACCTGACATCAACAAAGCGACAGCAGAAGATTGGGATACGGAATATCTGGCGCCTATCTTGTCAATTAAAATCGTTGAAGATATTGATGCGGCAATAGCACATATCAATACGCATAGTTCAGGTCATACGGAGTCGATCATTACTCAAGATTATCAGCGCTCGAGACAATTCCTGGCCGAAGTCGATTCAAGTTCTGTGATGGTGAATGCGTCAACTCGCTTTGCAGATGGCTTTGAATATGGTCTCGGAGCGGAAATCGGTATTTCGACAGATAAAATTCATGCACGTGGACCAGTAGGACTTGAAGGGTTAACGTCACAAAAATGGATAGTATTAGGTAGTGGCCAGATCAGAAAATAA
- the holA gene encoding DNA polymerase III subunit delta, protein MRKFASNPPQDTTLLIISGKIDARSQKAKWFTELDKLGVTIPVWPVALAQLPQWVSQRMQAKGLKSDPKIATLIAERVEGNLFAAAQEIEKLSLLSLDGQIDEALVLASVADNAKFEAFGLMDAVFAGQHARIPRILSRLRAEGIDILAVFSAVSWSLQRVVDMSAQWASGESLERVFASQKPPVWDKNKAVMRQAIERYSHTRWQSFLQQMSDIDQAAKGMTKHCPWRLLETLCLGASGIDIPTKILERSA, encoded by the coding sequence TTGAGGAAATTTGCTTCCAATCCTCCGCAGGATACGACGCTATTAATCATCAGTGGCAAAATTGATGCGCGCTCACAGAAAGCCAAGTGGTTTACCGAACTGGACAAGTTAGGTGTCACTATTCCTGTCTGGCCAGTTGCCTTAGCTCAACTCCCTCAATGGGTGAGTCAACGCATGCAGGCCAAAGGCTTAAAAAGTGATCCTAAAATCGCTACCTTGATTGCTGAACGCGTAGAGGGCAATTTATTTGCGGCCGCACAAGAAATCGAAAAGTTGTCTTTACTGAGTCTTGATGGGCAGATTGATGAAGCCTTAGTATTAGCCTCCGTAGCTGATAATGCTAAGTTTGAGGCATTTGGTCTGATGGATGCTGTGTTTGCAGGACAGCATGCACGAATCCCACGTATACTATCTCGTCTACGCGCAGAAGGTATTGATATTCTGGCTGTTTTCTCCGCTGTCAGTTGGTCACTGCAACGCGTGGTCGATATGTCAGCGCAATGGGCTTCTGGTGAGTCTTTGGAACGTGTCTTTGCCTCTCAAAAACCGCCGGTATGGGATAAAAATAAAGCGGTAATGCGACAAGCCATAGAGCGCTACAGCCATACCCGCTGGCAATCTTTTTTGCAGCAAATGTCTGATATTGATCAAGCAGCAAAAGGTATGACTAAACACTGTCCATGGCGTCTCCTGGAAACACTCTGTTTAGGCGCTTCGGGCATCGATATACCAACAAAAATATTGGAAAGGAGTGCTTAA
- the lptE gene encoding LPS assembly lipoprotein LptE: MNRVMMSLMTGVLMLTLTACGFQLRGEANVPETLKTIYIQGLNIRQDSFGLQLKRAMTRNGIHVLDTYREGAAVMTVVENVFDQNVLSVGSDAKVTEYELETRFSFKVSSPDGEPMSDVITVQARRDYQFDRNQLLAMSEQQAVIRDDLNKQMVQNVLRRLSAMK, encoded by the coding sequence ATGAATCGTGTAATGATGAGTTTGATGACTGGTGTGTTGATGTTGACCTTAACAGCATGCGGTTTTCAATTGCGTGGTGAAGCCAATGTGCCAGAAACACTCAAAACCATCTATATTCAAGGATTGAACATACGACAAGATTCATTCGGCTTGCAATTAAAACGTGCCATGACGCGTAACGGCATTCATGTACTGGATACTTATCGAGAAGGTGCAGCCGTGATGACGGTCGTGGAAAATGTGTTTGATCAGAATGTGTTGTCTGTTGGTTCAGATGCCAAAGTGACAGAGTATGAGTTAGAAACCCGTTTTTCTTTCAAAGTCTCTTCGCCTGACGGTGAACCTATGAGTGATGTGATTACGGTTCAAGCTAGACGCGATTATCAGTTTGACCGTAATCAGCTATTAGCGATGAGTGAACAACAAGCCGTCATCCGAGATGATTTGAATAAACAGATGGTTCAGAATGTGCTGAGACGACTATCAGCAATGAAGTAA
- the leuS gene encoding leucine--tRNA ligase — MQNEYHPDQVESAAQQYWQENNSFHVVEDTSKEKFYCLSMFPYPSGQLHMGHVRNYTIGDVISRYQRMQGKNVLQPMGWDAFGLPAENAAIKNNVAPAAWTYQNIDYMRGQLQRLGLGYDWQRELATCTPQYYRWEQWLFTRLFEKGLVYKKTAAVNWCPHDETVLANEQVIDGCCWRCDTKVERREIPQWFMKITDYADQLLADLDQLDGWPDQVKTMQANWIGRSEGVQIQFDMVGAEDKLEVYTTRPDTLMGVSYLAVAAEHPLALKAANDNPILQTFIDECRKMETSEAAMETAEKKGVDTGLLAIHPVTGEQVPVWAANFVLMGYGTGAVMSVPAHDQRDFEFAQKYQLPIKQVIKPLDEQDIDLTKAAFTDKGELINSKQFDGLKAQEAFDAIADFLVSQNKGERQVNYRLRDWGVSRQRYWGTPIPIINCDDCGPVAVPEQDLPVVLPEDVTVDGSGSPIKSMPEFYECTCPKCGKPAHRETDTFDTFFESSWYFARFACPDNTEAMLDERADYWLPVDQYIGGIEHAVLHLLYARFFHKLMRDEGLISGDEPFKNLLTQGMVLKDGAKMSKSKGNTVDPQALIDQYGADTSRLFMMFAAPPEMSLEWSDKGVDGANRFLRRLWRAVAEHVEQGIVKQGELSDLPEALQALRRQTHQTLAKVTDDIGRRHTFNTAIAAVMELMNSLTKLNDDSEQARAVMQEALEMVVLMLSPITPHICHHLWQTLGHEEAILNVSWPLVDEAALKQDKIDLMVQVNGKLRSKISVAADAEQKQVEAVAFADENVQRYTEGKEIRKIILVPGRLLNIVVAG, encoded by the coding sequence ATGCAAAACGAATATCATCCCGACCAAGTAGAATCCGCTGCACAGCAATATTGGCAGGAAAATAACAGCTTCCATGTTGTTGAAGATACGTCTAAAGAAAAATTCTATTGTTTGTCGATGTTTCCCTATCCAAGTGGACAACTGCATATGGGACATGTGCGTAATTACACCATAGGTGATGTTATTTCACGCTACCAGCGCATGCAGGGAAAAAATGTCTTACAACCGATGGGCTGGGACGCATTTGGTTTACCCGCAGAAAATGCTGCGATTAAAAATAATGTGGCGCCGGCAGCATGGACATACCAAAACATTGATTATATGCGTGGTCAGCTACAACGTTTAGGACTTGGTTATGACTGGCAGCGTGAATTAGCCACTTGCACACCTCAATACTATCGTTGGGAACAGTGGTTATTCACCCGATTGTTTGAAAAAGGACTCGTCTACAAGAAAACGGCGGCCGTGAACTGGTGTCCTCATGATGAAACGGTATTGGCCAACGAACAGGTCATTGATGGCTGTTGCTGGCGTTGTGATACCAAAGTAGAGCGTCGTGAGATTCCGCAATGGTTTATGAAAATTACTGACTATGCAGATCAGTTACTTGCGGATCTGGATCAGCTTGATGGCTGGCCTGACCAGGTGAAAACTATGCAGGCAAACTGGATTGGTCGCTCAGAAGGGGTGCAGATTCAATTTGATATGGTCGGTGCAGAAGACAAATTAGAGGTCTATACCACACGTCCAGATACATTGATGGGTGTCAGTTATCTCGCTGTCGCAGCTGAGCATCCTCTCGCGCTCAAAGCGGCGAATGATAATCCTATTTTGCAAACATTCATCGATGAGTGCCGCAAAATGGAAACGTCTGAAGCCGCCATGGAAACAGCAGAGAAAAAGGGTGTTGATACCGGCTTATTGGCTATTCATCCGGTAACGGGAGAGCAGGTACCGGTATGGGCGGCTAATTTTGTATTAATGGGGTATGGAACCGGTGCCGTAATGTCGGTACCAGCTCATGACCAGCGTGACTTTGAATTTGCACAAAAATACCAGTTGCCCATCAAACAGGTCATTAAACCGTTAGATGAACAGGATATTGATTTAACAAAAGCCGCCTTCACTGATAAAGGTGAGCTGATTAATTCTAAGCAATTTGATGGATTAAAAGCACAAGAAGCGTTTGATGCTATTGCTGATTTTCTGGTCAGCCAGAATAAAGGTGAACGTCAGGTAAATTACAGACTTCGCGACTGGGGTGTGTCTCGTCAGCGTTATTGGGGGACGCCAATACCAATCATCAACTGCGATGACTGTGGCCCTGTGGCTGTACCAGAGCAGGACTTACCTGTTGTGTTACCTGAAGATGTGACTGTAGATGGTTCAGGTTCACCAATTAAATCCATGCCTGAGTTTTATGAGTGCACTTGCCCTAAATGTGGCAAACCCGCACATCGTGAAACCGATACCTTTGATACTTTCTTTGAATCATCCTGGTATTTTGCACGTTTTGCCTGCCCTGATAATACCGAAGCTATGCTGGATGAAAGGGCGGATTATTGGCTGCCTGTCGATCAATATATTGGTGGTATTGAGCATGCAGTTTTACATTTATTGTATGCACGATTTTTCCATAAACTCATGCGTGACGAAGGCTTAATCTCTGGTGACGAGCCATTTAAAAATCTGTTAACACAGGGCATGGTGCTGAAAGATGGCGCCAAAATGTCAAAATCCAAAGGTAATACCGTCGATCCGCAGGCGCTGATTGATCAGTATGGTGCCGATACTTCACGTCTATTTATGATGTTTGCTGCACCACCAGAAATGTCACTGGAATGGTCTGATAAAGGTGTGGATGGTGCCAACCGCTTCCTCAGACGTTTATGGCGAGCCGTGGCTGAACATGTTGAACAAGGCATTGTTAAGCAAGGTGAATTGTCTGATTTACCAGAAGCCTTGCAGGCCTTACGCCGTCAGACACATCAAACGTTAGCAAAAGTAACGGATGATATTGGTCGTCGTCATACATTTAATACGGCTATTGCCGCCGTTATGGAATTAATGAACAGCTTGACTAAATTAAATGATGATAGTGAACAAGCACGTGCAGTGATGCAGGAAGCTCTGGAGATGGTCGTCTTGATGTTATCGCCCATCACTCCGCACATTTGTCATCATTTATGGCAAACTCTGGGACATGAAGAGGCCATTCTGAACGTGTCTTGGCCATTGGTTGATGAGGCAGCATTGAAGCAAGACAAAATTGATTTAATGGTGCAGGTGAATGGGAAGTTACGCTCGAAAATCTCAGTTGCTGCAGATGCCGAACAAAAGCAGGTAGAGGCCGTAGCATTTGCTGATGAAAATGTTCAGCGTTACACAGAAGGTAAAGAGATTCGTAAGATCATTCTGGTTCCAGGCCGTTTATTGAATATTGTGGTTGCCGGCTAA
- a CDS encoding YfhL family 4Fe-4S dicluster ferredoxin has protein sequence MSLFITDECINCDVCEPECPNGAISQGAEIYEIDPDLCTECVGHFDTPQCVEVCPVDCIPKDPDNEETHDQLYAKYETLMAAGK, from the coding sequence ATGTCGCTGTTTATCACTGATGAATGTATTAACTGTGATGTCTGTGAACCAGAATGTCCTAATGGAGCTATTTCTCAAGGTGCTGAAATCTATGAGATAGATCCCGATTTGTGTACGGAATGTGTGGGTCATTTCGATACACCACAATGTGTTGAAGTCTGTCCGGTGGATTGTATTCCTAAAGATCCGGATAACGAGGAAACACATGATCAGCTCTATGCAAAATATGAAACATTGATGGCGGCGGGAAAATAA
- the coaD gene encoding pantetheine-phosphate adenylyltransferase produces the protein MSTVAIYPGTFDPITYGHIDLIKRASPLFERIIVAVAINPGKQPMFSLDERVELVKKATLGIENVEVSGFKGLLVNEALSMGANVIIRGLRAVSDFEYELQLATMNRRMQSKVETLFLTPAENLSFVSSTLVKEIAVLGGDVSEFVAPCVQEALKRKLPAQD, from the coding sequence TTGAGTACCGTTGCGATATACCCAGGTACGTTTGATCCTATTACATACGGGCACATTGATCTCATTAAGCGTGCTTCACCATTATTTGAACGCATTATTGTGGCTGTGGCAATTAATCCGGGAAAGCAACCCATGTTCAGTCTCGATGAACGCGTGGAGTTAGTGAAAAAAGCGACGCTGGGTATTGAGAATGTTGAGGTAAGTGGATTTAAAGGCCTGCTGGTGAATGAAGCATTGAGTATGGGCGCGAATGTTATCATTCGTGGTTTGCGGGCCGTCTCAGATTTTGAATATGAATTGCAATTGGCCACAATGAATCGCCGAATGCAATCAAAAGTAGAAACGTTATTTCTCACCCCAGCAGAGAATTTGAGCTTTGTCTCTTCAACACTGGTAAAAGAAATTGCTGTATTAGGCGGTGATGTCTCTGAATTTGTTGCGCCTTGTGTTCAAGAAGCCTTGAAACGCAAATTGCCGGCCCAAGACTAA